The nucleotide window GCTCAAATCCCATGAGCTTGGAGAGCAAAAAGAAATTTCCTATGTACTCTGATCTTATCACTTCTCTAAATCCATGATGTAGAGAATTGTAACATGTAATCTACACTCCCTGACGGGCCATTTTGGGGCCAAATACATAAATCCTAGTGACTAATGCTGAAGGCCAGCATGTTTATATCGTTACATTTGAGAGAACTGACTGCCGCCTGCTTGTGACAGTATATTCTTGAACTTTTTACCGCCctgttcgctgatgctgaaatttggcttatgctgatgcttatgctgaaatattatGAGAGGGAAATACTgttccatggctgaaaagtagttctgaataagctcaaacgaacagggccaattGATTTGCAGTCTCTTTCATTGATACTACTTTTCTCAATTCGATCTAATGCACCCGACGCTTATAATCTGGGGGGGAGCAAGATCGAGTGTTCCCAATGGAGCTGGCTCACAGATTGAACCGGTTCGCTACTACCTCTGAAACTCTCATAGTCGACATGAAGTTTACTTTACCAAGACCTGCCATGAAATTTGTTACGAAATTGCTGATCACTTGACAAATCGACAGGCATCTAGAGGGGAATTCCCGATTAGTTGTCATAAAGAATGCTGGGCATGCAGTCAAATATTGAGAAGCCCAAGGAAGTGTGCCGGAACATCATCGAGTTTTTCAAGGACCCGGTTGCTGGAGCTGCAAACGCGGACGACAAGGTGGGAACCTTTCATCTCTAACCAAGAGACTTGAGTTATGCCAATCTGAAGAGTTGCAGGATTTGTGATTTTTTACTTGCTCAATCCCTCGATTGCTCAACAGATGATGCACTAGCCCTTCTTTAAAACTTGCACGTAAACGAACATAGATCATGAAGCTTACTATATTCGCATGTTGGCTGGTTCCCGATGGTTAATCTTATAAATAACGTTGTGCTATGGTTCATCGCAGGTGTAGCTTGCACCAATGGCGGACGCGGACAGGTCTTCGCTGGGCATCAGTAGACGGCAGACAAGCTTGTGGCACGCAAACCAAGGCAGATACGTGGCAATGTACATCTCTCCGCCATTGTCTGATGTAGTAGAGTCATAGCAGTAGCGATTCATAAAGCACAATGTAACGGGAAACAGAGCAAACCAGAGTGGCTCAAATCCGAGTGAAATCCCTGTGTTGTTGCCGTTCTCGCATGCCTATCGCCCTCACGCGGCTACGTGTCCAGAAACTCTGGAGTGTTGATGTGTGGAAGCATATGATTTGGCCGTCCCTGTCTAAAATCCAGAAACTAAAACGCATCCCTCGCGTACAAGAGCAGTCTTTTTATATGGGCCAACGCAGTTGATTGTTCGTTGAACGTCCCCACGGCCCGTTGGCCCAACAATATACACACAAAAAAATGTTGAGCGGGAGGACCCAAAAAATTGGGGTGAGAGAGGCTCGAACTCTCGACCTCAGGATCACTCACGTTTAGCTATGAGACCTACGCGCTAGCCAACTGCGCCACCACCCCTTTGTGATGATTTGGTCTAATAAAATTTATATAGTCATAATAAAATAAATAGATTTGTACAATACTGTTCAAGACATTATCCTTCACTTAACCACGTTTTGTGTGTGCATGCCACAATGTTTATTCAAGTCTTTTGTTGAAATTTATGACAAGATGGTATTCCTAGGAAGTAAGAAGGAGCAGTTTCATAAAGGATGTAGATGATTGATAGAGATTGTCCATCAGTGATGGATCTAGCAATCATTTAGATGGGCTAAATTCTTCTTGCTCGTGCTCCCACATCTCATCTagtaactttttctgccctgcttCTGCAGCACTACTTCTACAGTCCCTGCgaatgaacagtgtttttctcttacacatttcagcataagccaaaaTTTCAGCGAATCGAACAAGGCCGTTCATCTCCACACGCCTCATCTTTTTCGTTCTACCTATAAGGCTTAAGTTGCCAACAACATGATAACCAAGTTTTGGAACAATCCTTATGGTGATGTTGCTCCTGATGATGATAGTTGATAAATCTTTGGAGTCATTATTTGCAAACGTGAATTTTCCTCTTACTGTAGTTTGTCCTAAGTTGAATAATTTTAGGCCCTGTGTTAAATTACAACTGGATTATTATAATCTAAATTATGTATATTATTTTTATAATCAAGATTATGTATTCTAGTAATTGGAGTGTTTGGATTTCGATTATTGTTGGTTAAAGTGAGAATGGCTACAATCCAGCATTGTTTAGATCACAACTAGATTATTTTAGCTGATAACAACGGATCCAATCATGGCTTTCAACTCAATACATTTATAGAGAAGAGTATCAATATTAATGACCTGACTAGAAAACATATTTCATGCCAAATCTAATAAAAATACTTATTTTTAGGAGTATGTTGGTACATTTTGTATAAACTTAATCAAATCATAATGATTTTCTTTTAGAGTGCAGAGAGTATTATTGTACGTATTGTTTTACATCAACGACCTACCGTCCCAGACGGAAGTACGGCATTACAGCACACGCTCTGAATAATTTCAGCACTTGGCGCGCGCGATCTCTTGGATGAACCTGTCGAGGTTGACGCGCGACGACCCGCCCGTCGCGACGGCCGCCCTGGCCTTCTCCTTCCACTCCGCGGCCCTcctcctggccgcggcgcccctccCCTGGGCGCCCATCAGCTCCCTGACGGCCGCCTCCACCTCGCGGCGCCCCGCCTCGCGCGGCATCTCCAGGCCCACCCCCCACTCGTCGCACGCGTACCGGCAGTTGGTCACCTGCTCCGAGAAGAAGGGCCAGCACAGCAGCGGCACCCCGGCGCGGAGGCTCTCCAGCGTGGAGTTCCACCCGCAGTGGCTGAGGAACCCGCCCGTGGCGCGGTGCTCCAGCACAGCCTCCTGGTCGCACCACCCCACCGTGAGCCCGTGCCCGGCCACCGCCTCCGCGAACCCCTCCGGGAGCGCCCACCCGCCGGCGTCGCGCACCGTGTCCGGCCGGACCACCCACAGGAACGGGCACCCCGCGGCAGCTAGCCCCCACGCGAACTCGTCCATCTGCTCGCCCGTCACCACCGTGATGCTCCCGAAGTTCACGTACACCACGGAGCCCTCCTCGTCGGCGTGCCCGTCCAGCCACGCCGCGCACCGGTCGTCGTCCCTCCACAGGCTCGAGGTCAGAGAGGGCAGGTATGACGGCGGGGAGACCTCCGGGCCGAGCGGGCCGACGGTGAAGGTGTTGGGGAGGCGGGCCCGGATGGCGTCGAGGGAACGGCGCTCCAGGTCGTCGAAGGTGTTGAGGAGGATGCCGTCGGCGGCCGGGGAGTCGAGCTCGCACTGCTTGATGATGATGGTCAGCATGGTGTCGTCGGGGTCCGTGGTGCGGATGAACGTCGGGAAGTCGCGGAGGCGGGCGCCGGGCAGCATGCCGGAGATCCAAGCCACCGGGGTGTCCAGGTACCCGTTGGTGAAGCACGTCTCATCTGGGTGTATATGTGCGAGTTATTAATAATGCAGAAATGGAACCTAATGCCGACTTCAAACTGAGTTATGCGTATGATTGCATGAATGTGTATGCGATATTGCTGCTTATTTGTACTACAAAGATATCTATTATCTTATTAAGCTTCTACCTTAATTCTTATGGTGTAGAAATCACCACGTTAACCAGAGAAAATAAAATTAAAGAGTCTTCTACATGCATCAGCAATCACTATCATTACACAAAAAAATAACCCAAAAATGCCCTCAATATATTTCATctatgggcctgtttggatccaccGACTAAACTTTAGTTGGCTAAATTTAGATGCTAGGGATCCAAACGGCCTAGCTAAAAGACCAGCTAAAGTTTAGCCGAGTTTAGCTACTTCAACCTAGCTAAACACAGCTAAAGTCGAGTCTATTAGCtggaggatccaaacaccccagcTCAAGTTTAGCCCGGAGAACTTTTTGCTGGTTAAAGTTTAGCTTTGAAATTTTAGCTAACTATACTTTAGTCGggtggatccaaacaggccctatgtAAATTGAGAATTTTGTGAGTTTGGCATTTGTACTATATGCACCCCCGGTAGAGCTACATCTACTTCATTAAACAATTAAGGGGGTGCTTGCATCCGGCGCTACTAATTACTAGTAGAGTCAAACACCCTAACTAATCCTTTAAATAAGAGCTCAAAATGAACTCTTTAAACGTTGGTGTCCACCGTTCATTATTCAATATTCATTGGCTTGCCGGAATCAGTGGGGAAAAAATTAGATGAGGATCTTCataccctctagactatatatgATGCTTTTACAATAAAATGAGAAGTACAAGCTAATAAAAAGTTATTAATTGGCTTTCCAAAGCTGTTTATAGAATCTGGATTTTGAATAGCAATCTGGattctagatttttttttaaaaaaaaaagatggatAGTTGGATTATAGATGGTTGAAGGTGTTTGACACCCATTATCTCTAAAGAGATGGATAGTTGGATTATCATAATCTAGCGGTTGGATTATAAAAATCTTCCCATAGAATAATCCATATGTTTGGATCTCATTCTCATAATTTTTAGGAGATCCAAACATGGCCTAAGGACTACTAACTATTAGCTACAAAATCGAATTGGGATAAGCTAAAAGGTCAACCAACAGCTCTggtgaaaaaaaaaattgttggCGTCCCCATGCTAACAATTAGCATGGTCCAAATATGGCGTTAATTAATTTGAGAAGAAAACTTAGCGCGTATTACTGCTATGGGAATATTCAACGCGCGCTGTAACTACGTTAATTGTCTAACTGAACTCTAGCCATATAATTGGTTACTTAATAATGTGGTGCATAAGATTGCACGTGATGATGTGATGTCGTTGTgcatttagaaatagtatattgTAGGCGCTAAAATAAATAGGGCCtataaattttaaaaataaaaaacgtAGAGCGGCCATTCACATCTTAAAGTCGTAGGAGTACAAATGTAAGCAACAGCCCATCTCCAATCAGTCTCATCTGACCTTGTCTGGTCAACCATCTCTCAGTGGGCCGTCCCAATGGGACACCGTGATCCCTTTTAGCTTGCTCGGCCGGACCAATGTTTTATTTAAATTCCCTTTATCTTGTTCCATGTGGAAGATAGTGTTATTAGGTTTGAGACGAAGGGTTGGACTTGGATGATGGCAATGGCATACATTATTacttgatgatggcagtggcatACATTATCTCCATGTGGAAGATAGTGTTGCGTGTTAATTTAGTCAAACGCGGGAGCATGTTTCTCCTTGTGCTTATCTACAAGGATTGAAAGGGTCCgtataccaaataaaaacgagAAGAAAAAAATGCACATCCTCTGATACAGGAGTATCTCCCCagcttgtgttttttttttctagattaTTATATATACTTAGACTATGAATGAAAGTGGAATATTACGTATGATGGTGCATTGGTCCACCATAGTTTTCATTTAAAAGATCGTTTGGAAGTTGATGCTCTCCAGCTTTTATTCTATTCGAAATTCAAAGTCCATTTTGCACATGATGCGTTAGCTTTTGGTGCTGCTGGGGTAAGTCTCGTCTTTCATGTCGTCAAGTGTTTAATCCTTGTAAGTAAAGTTCAGGTGCTCAGGAAGAACATAATTATTTTGAACAATAGAGGAACATAATTACTACTTAATTATTACTTAGTAAgtgcattatatatatatttaataacGAAACACATAATTTAGTCATGGATCCAGAAGCTAGATCAATCAATCATGAACTGAATTATTAGAACTTAGCTCATGATCCAGAAGAAATGAAGAATGCAAACTACTACTGTAGTTATCATCAAACTAAAAGTTGATGGTCAGAGCTGCAAATTTTACGATGCACACCATATATCTTTTTTCTCGACCGTACCATGAGCTATGTATATTCACAATGGTTCCTCGCCACCGTGGGGGATTACTTTTGTAACGGTTACTCCAAATTCcacttcttaatgaaaaacgggtcGAATGTCCGATCGAGAGAAAAAAATATCTGAATATCTGCAGATTACCTTTGAAAGGCACGTAGCCTCTCTCGACGAGCTGATCAAAGTTGAGGTACGCCACGAAGCCGCAGCCGCTGTGCGTGAAGAAGAGGTACGCCGGCAGGCCCATCTCCTTGGCGACGTGCACCACGTAGCCCATGGCGCCGTCGGCGACGACGCAGCTGACCGGCGGGACCCCATCCGTGCGGTTCAGCCGCTCGACGAGCCCCCTGACGGCGGCCGGGCCCGTCCGGCGCGTGGCCTCGCAGAGCGCCCAGATGTCCTGCGTggcgtcgaggtcggagggcgGGAGCCCGTCCGGGATGGTCTCGAACCGGAAGCCCTCGGCGCCGGCGTCGAACACGCCGGCGCCCCGCGCGCGGAGGAGGCGCCCGTGGTTGTACTCCGTgtggacgaaggtgacgtggaAGCCGCGCGCGTGCAGCGCCTTGGCTAGCTTCAGGAACGGGTTCACGTGGCCCTGCGCCGGGTAGGGGATGAGCAGGACGTGCGGCTGCTTATTGGTTGGCTGGGGCTCCGACGACGCCATGCTGCGCTGCGCTTCTCCTCCGGCTGTGTGGTTTAGGCCTTTAGGGAGGAGGAATGAGGCTGGgagtaggaggaagaagatgtcAGTTGGTCAAGAAAGCCTTGCTGtctttaaaataaaatgtttttgTTGGAAGCAAGGATGGAATCCTAGAACAAAGGGAGATTATAGTAATGCTATGCTCTTGTGGAGGGTGGACCATGGATTGAGCACGTCAACTAGCTCCATAAACCCATTCCCATGGATTGAGCACGTCAACTAGCTCCATAAACAAACTGATAAGGCGAGCAAATAAAATAGCTCCATAAAATAGCCGTTCTGGAGAAATAAGTTCAGCCTGCTGGTCCCATATGCATGGAAACGAACTCAGATGCAAAAACTTAAGTTTTGAGAACTGCACACTGATCCTGTTTCATCAATTTTCTGTTTTCTCCGTCTTATCATGACAATTGTTACACCAGCTGCAAAAGGCTGTACCATGATTAAAATAACTGATCTTGATCCAGCGTCTCAGTTACTTTGCATGTACTGGAAGATTATCACTTTTGGCTGGGATGTATATATTCTGGAAAATTATCACCTTCGTCCCATCTGTTAGTGCTGAATTGATTGAAGAAAATACTGACCACAAAGCACTAGTTACATTTCAGTTAGGTTTTGCACAAACGTGTTTCAGTTCTCAGTTACGTTTTGTCCAAACGTGTTTCATCTCCTGTTCATCGATGGCCATGGCGTACTTTGCGCTTAACCAAACAACATTGGTGGGGACAAGTTGTTGCAAGCCTCCGGGTAACTCGACAATGGTGTCCGGCCACACGGTGTGGACGCCTCACATCACATCCTCGGTGCCCTTGATTTGTCTCGTACTTTGTGGGTGGGACACCAACAGATTGGAGCTGGTTTTTATTTCCTCATCAAACATACACTTGCACAAACCTTTCATCGTGAAAGCAAAGCAATAAAATCTCTGAAACAGAACCAAAAGAACGGAAGAAACTCCGATTCTCCATAGTCACTTTGATAGTTATTTTTCATACATAGCCTTAGTTTTTTTAGATGGTTAAGTGCATAGCTTATGCAGAGACcggaataaaaaaatatattttttctaaaaaaaggcTTAGTTTTCTTTCCATAACGTGCAGATTTTCTCCTCTCTAAAGACATAGCATTTATATATGTTTTCTCATCTCACCTAGGGTCTGGTTTCATTTTTTTTCGATAATACATAAAACAATTTTCTATGGATTTTTTAGAATCAAACTAGGTTCTAGATTTTTAATATCATggcttttctaaaaaaaagtatATTTAtacattttgaaaaaaaaaatatatatatagtttttctTTGAAGTCGGCTATCTCCACCATGAACCAACATTATTATAGTCTGATTTAGCCCCTCGTGTTTGATGACACGCCACATAAGATGGATTGGATGACGTGGCACTACGTAGGCTAAAGGTGCCATCTAAATTGtctatcggcctgttcgctggttggtttctagactGGTTTgggactggctggtgctggtttattgtgagaggaaaacactattgactgactagtttgggctggctgaaaccaacaagcgaacaggttgTATGTGTTGTAAAAACAAACTGTTTTAAAGGTTAGGATTAGGATATGACAAACTTTTGGTTTTGTACAGATGACATGAGAAAAAAGAAAATCAGACTTTGGAAATAGCTGGTGGGGAGGCAAATGTCCTTTTTTCAAGTGAATTCTTTTAGTAGGCCGTGCTACCAAATGTGGAAGCCGCGAGGGGCCCTGCGTGCGTCCGTCCACGGTAAGTGCGAGTGCGACGAGGAGTCCAGGTCCAGCCTGCGTGATTCGCGTGGATCTTCCGCCTGTGTGGTCACGTGCGGAAATAAAAGGCTCGTCACAGCAGGGCCAAGGCTCTTGCATATTCACCTCCTTTTCTTCAGGATTCTGGATTCAAACCAAACGAAGGGCCATCACAGCAGGCCCTGCTCGCTCGTGAGCGGCGGCACACCATCAAGGCCGTCGCTTTCTTGCCTGATCTGGTGTGGATTGTCGAAACGTGGCGGAGCTGTGTTAGCAGTATATATGGCCAatgggccggcccggcccggcacggcacgggcccgtgccagcacggcccgatagccaacaggccggcacggcacgccgtgtcTCCCGGGCCGTGCCTCATAGGGCCACGGGCCTAGCCTTCGGCCTAGGCACGGCCCTATAGGCCGATTTCCGTGCTGGGCTGGCCCGCGAAGCACAACCAGAATCACGGCCCGTGCCAGCGTGGCCTGTTACCCTTTGCATTCACAATTTCACAAACAGATAACAGTTCACAGCTTCATAATTCATACATTCACAGCAGCGTCGTCATCCCAACAACGCTACAGAGCCGCTACCGACATCGATACTCAACAACGCAGCAACGTCGTCACGGATGTTGTCGTCGTCCTCTGGGAGCAGCCCTGCCGCGATCAGGTCATCGTTGCCGGTGAGTGGATAGATGACATCGTCGTCATCCGCCATGGCGACCTTGACCGCGGACGGCTGATCTCCAGCATCGTTCCTCAACAGTGCGCGCGCCCGCCGTGCCCGGTCTGGCGGTCTATGCCACAGGAAGAGGACGACGAGGCATCGGCAACCGACCTGCATGGAGGAGAAAAACAGAGTCAGAGAGATAGAGGTACAGATCCAAAGTCAGTGGAAGAGACACAAGAAGTGGAGAAGACAGATCTAAGgttagagttagggttagggttagtggagaacctgcgcaaccggagcccgatgccggagatgacgagggccacccagaggAGAGAGACCGATTAGAAACGACGGCGAACGgcggaggagggacggacgggaaCACGATCACGAACTCACATAGTTCACCAAGagcgagagaggagagagggagaagggaggagagagggagaagggaggagaggcgGATCGAGGTCACCGGAGTTGGGGACGACAGACGAGATCAGTAGATCACGAGAGAGAGCTCAGATTCGCCAGATCGTGGATGCGGCCGAtgcgggcgagagagagagagagtagagatTGCGCCGCGGCGAGCCGACGAgcgagtggggattagggttagggttgggagcggACTGCGGAGCCGACCGACGGCGAGGCGACTGGGCGAGCGGTGCTCGGCTGGGCCACGGTGAGCGAGTGGGGAATTGGAGAAtgtggattagggttagggttgggagcggACGAGGAGGAGAGGCGACTGCGGACTGTGGAGCGGGAGAGGAGAGTGGAGAGGTGAGGAGGCGAGGCGACTGGGCGAGCCGCTTATATGCGGGGGCGAGGTGCGACACGGGGGGGCGCGGGGAGGCCGGGAGGCGGCACTGGCAGGCCAGGCCGCTAGCGGGCTGGCTGCTCTGTagcaggccgtgccgtgccggcccacgtgcctggggtaaggcccaggcacggcgTGCTCCTCCGGGCCGGGCCAGCCTGCCTCTAGCCTccgggccgggccgtgcttgggccgggccaaaaaacGGGCCTTGGACCAGGCCGACGGGTTCGAgctgcatggccaactatggTTAGTAGCACACAATCTAGAGGAGAAATTCGGATCACTCCGACTCCACAACAATCCGCCCATGTAATAAGATCCGATacaatatactccctccgttccaaaatatCTGGGGTCTTCGCTTCCCGAGAAAaaaactttaacaaaatatatattaaaaatattaatatttatggtatataattagtatcattggaaagacatttgaatctagttttttaatatatttgtgtgaagatacaaatgttactcgtattttctacaaattgagtcaaacttgcggtacaGAAACCAAAAGCGATAGATAATTTATGAGAGAGGGAGTAAGATAGAATCGGGGAGAAGACAGCCAGCACGGGAATAGGAGCTAAGAGGAAGATGCTAGAAGGTTCATGACCACATGGCAGGGTAAAGTAAAAATAGCCTCTAAGGTCACATGGCAGGCAATCCTAACTAGCTGGcactcggtggtggtggtgggtagGTGACGAAACGGGGAGCCAGAACCAGAACCAGAACCAGAACCAGACCAGCGGGCAGTAGCGGCGAGGACTGGAGGCAGCAGAGATGCATGCATCTCCCCCATCTGGCCTGGCCAAGTCGCGCTCGTGCTGCGCGTGCTCCGCTCGGTGCTCAAATCAAACATGCCGGCCGGCGGCCCGGGGTGTGTGGAAAAGACGAACCGACTTTCCAGGCAGCCTCCTTCCTTCATCTGCACTTCTGCTCATCAGCAACGTACAGGTAGTAGCAACACTAGCGCGTAACGACGCCGTATTCCGCGGCAGTTTACCTACCGGCAAGCTAGTTACCGTGCCGGGGTATCGGCAACGGCGGACGCATCAAAAAGTTTTTATAAAGGGTAAAGGTAGATCAAATTCAAGAGAGATGTATTTACCGTCATTAATTACTGCGGAAACTTCGGCACCATGAAATTTAAGCGTGATTCCGCTTGCGGAGAGCTGCGGCGAGGGGAAGCCGTACGTATCGGCAGAAAAACGGACACGTCTCGTCGCGCGGTCGGCATCGTATATCGTACCTGATGTGTGATGGACAGGATGTATATTCACACGGATTTGTTGGTCTATCATCTCTTTCTGTTTCGAGTGGGGCAATCTCTCCCCGGCCATCTTGACGAGGATTGACGTCACACGTAGATTGTTTTTGTTGCATCTTGCCTAGCTTGGCCGTGCAAGCTAGCTGAACCTGGTCGCTCGTGCCAGTGTGTGTAGCGATCTGCGGCCCGTTCGCTTAGCTTGTTTGGCTCATAAGCCATAGCTTGAAAGTATCGTTGACCGATTTGAtccgagagaaaaatactatttattgattaaaaaatatataatttataaGCCAAATAAGCCCAAGTAAATATGACGCTGGACCAGACAACCGGTACGCATCTTACGGATGGTGGAGTGCTGGTATATATATGAAGAAGCGATGAATCAAaggttttggatttttttttaagCTTGTCATCTTAAGTGTCTGATACTAATCTACTAGATAATGCTAGTATTATTAGGTGACGAGGAGAAGAGGACACTAAAGTCTGTGTCACTACGTTTTTGTCGTGCCGTGGTAGCAATGCAAGGAAACTTCGTTCAACTTGGCAGCATTGGAATTCCTGTATTACTTTAGACATTGGCTTTTCTTGGACGTCAGTAAAGTTCGA belongs to Miscanthus floridulus cultivar M001 chromosome 4, ASM1932011v1, whole genome shotgun sequence and includes:
- the LOC136552717 gene encoding UDP-glycosyltransferase 85A2-like produces the protein MASSEPQPTNKQPHVLLIPYPAQGHVNPFLKLAKALHARGFHVTFVHTEYNHGRLLRARGAGVFDAGAEGFRFETIPDGLPPSDLDATQDIWALCEATRRTGPAAVRGLVERLNRTDGVPPVSCVVADGAMGYVVHVAKEMGLPAYLFFTHSGCGFVAYLNFDQLVERGYVPFKDETCFTNGYLDTPVAWISGMLPGARLRDFPTFIRTTDPDDTMLTIIIKQCELDSPAADGILLNTFDDLERRSLDAIRARLPNTFTVGPLGPEVSPPSYLPSLTSSLWRDDDRCAAWLDGHADEEGSVVYVNFGSITVVTGEQMDEFAWGLAAAGCPFLWVVRPDTVRDAGGWALPEGFAEAVAGHGLTVGWCDQEAVLEHRATGGFLSHCGWNSTLESLRAGVPLLCWPFFSEQVTNCRYACDEWGVGLEMPREAGRREVEAAVRELMGAQGRGAAARRRAAEWKEKARAAVATGGSSRVNLDRFIQEIARAKC